In Eublepharis macularius isolate TG4126 chromosome 4, MPM_Emac_v1.0, whole genome shotgun sequence, the following are encoded in one genomic region:
- the LOC129327620 gene encoding actin-3-like, with translation MSYPKKSKSPGPFPASHKPSSKNSPSTSTSGSAEKYKDYAAVIIDTGTGYTKSGLAGDEKPRSIVPSIVGVPRYKTKDSPLYYIGNNIPQKKAEVSTHVVMTHGVVTDWDALEMLWHHVFYTELRVCPEELAVLVTDAPMSPTTNREKMAELLFENFEVPAMFVAHQSLLSVYSYGRTGGLVIGSGYGTSYTAPVHDGYILPHATYRLDIAGNALTEYLAKLMGESGNPFQKNEMDVVCQIKEKCCYIPEDYESELNADEKKYLMDYTLPDKQVISISNERFRCTEVLFNPTMLGFPEVGLHVQAMNSIKKCKPERQANLLSNVLLAGGTTMLRGFSERIKKEVQKMEPTSKVGILASPNRIFSAWLGGSIVASLNSFQNIWINRQAYNEKGPFVVHRHCF, from the coding sequence ATGAGCTACCCTAAGAAGTCAAAGAGTCCTGGTCCTTTTCCTGCAAGCCACAAGCCTAGCTCAAAGAACAGTCCCTCAACCTCCACATCAGGATCAGCAGAGAAGTATAAGGACTATGCTGCCGTCATAATAGACACAGGCACTGGCTATACCAAGAGTGGGCTTGCTGGGGATGAGAAACCAAGATCCATTGTACCAAGTATAGTGGGGGTGCCCAGGTACAAGACCAAGGACAGCCCTTTGTACTACATTGGAAACAACATTCCACAGAAGAAAGCGGAGGTAAGTACACATGTGGTGATGACCCATGGTGTAGTGACAGACTGGGATGCCCTAGAGATGCTGTGGCACCATGTCTTCTATACAGAGCTCAGAGTGTGCCCTGAAGAACTGGCTGTGCTGGTCACAGATGCCCCCATGTCCCCAACCACCAATCGGGAGAAAATGGCCGAGCTACTCTTTGAGAACTTTGAGGTGCCAGCCATGTTTGTTGCTCACCAGTCCCTTCTGTCAGTCTACTCCTATGGGCGCACAGGTGGGCTAGTGATTGGCTCTGGATATGGGACATCCTACACTGCTCCTGTCCATGATGGATACATCTTGCCTCATGCTACCTACCGACTTGATATAGCTGGCAATGCCCTGACAGAATATCTGGCCAAGCTGATGGGAGAAAGTGGAAATCCTTTTCAAAAGAATGAGATGGATGTAGTGTGTCAGATCAAGGAGAAATGTTGTTATATCCCTGAGGATTATGAGTCTGAACTGAATGCAGATGAGAAAAAATACCTCATGGACTACACCCTACCTGACAAGCAAGTCATTTCCATTAGCAATGAACGCTTTCGCTGCACGGAAGTCCTCTTTAATCCCACCATGCTAGGCTTCCCAGAGGTGGGGCTTCATGTTCAAGCCATGAATAGTATCAAGAAATGTAAGCCAGAGAGACAAGCCAATCTGCTTTCTAATGTGCTGCTGGCCGGTGGCACGACCATGCTCCGTGGCTTCTCTGAAAGAATTAAAAAGGAGGTTCAAAAGATGGAGCCAACAAGCAAAGTGGGCATCCTGGCTTCCCCCAACCGAATATTTTCTGCGTGGCTGGGTGGCTCCATCGTAGCCTCACTCAACTCCTTCCAGAATATCTGGATCAACCGTCAGGCCTACAATGAAAAGGGGCCTTTCGTTGTTCACCGGCATTGCTTCTGA